The genomic interval AACAACCGTTCGCTTGCGCCCAGCCTAGCTTTGGGCAAATAGTCGTGACCCAAGCTCCTAGATAACCACACCCTCAGGGGAGAGCCTGCCGCGTCCAGTACAGCTTCTGGAGCTGTAGGCCGATATCTAAGCGCACTGACCATATTCCTCTCCCGCCAGAGATAATGGGCCTGCTCTGTTACGCCTATCTTTTTGCTGGCCATGCTGATAAATGAACTCCATCTGGTGTTTCAGAAGGCAGCAAAAACACAAACGATGCGCCTCTTACGGCGCCAGATACAACAGCGACAAAAGTCACATATCAAAAAATGGAAAGGTTCCATAATTATCAAATTGGGGAAACGAATGCAGTATCGAGATTATTCGCTTCGCTCAGAATGACACGATCGGAGCTCGTAGCTGATAGCTCATAGCTCATGGCAGAGATTGCTTCGCTTCGCTCGCAATGACGCAGTGGGCGACATGTCAGAATGATATTCATGTGGTTTGTCACCCTGAGCGAAGGCGAAGGGTCTCCCCCCACGAAGCGTATAACGCCTATTCCTGAAACCAAGCACTAGTTTATACCCAGCACGAAGGGGTTGTGCTTGCGCTCGAAGCCAATGGTGGTCTCCGACATGTGCCCGCAGAAGACCCTTGTCTCATCAGGCAGGGTCATGAGCTTGTTGTGGATGTTCTGCATCAGCAGGTCGTAGTTACCGCCGGGGAAATCCGTCCGCCCGATACTCAAATTGAACAGGGTATCCCCGCAGAAGAGCACGCCATGCCCGTAGAGGCAGATGCCCCCGGGGCTGTGGCCGGCGGTATGCAGAACCTTGAAACGCAGCTCCCCCACCTCGATCACATCGCCATCCTTGAGCAGTCTATCGGGGTCAGGAGGGGCGCGGAAGGAACCGCCCATCATGGAGCCGACCATCCGGTTGAGGCCGGCGGCCGCCTTTTTCGATCCCTCGGCTTCATGTACCGCGAAGGGGGCGCCGGTAGCTTCCTTGACCTTGGCCAACGCGCCGATATGGTCGGCATGCATGTGAGTGGCCACAATAATCTTGATGGAAAGGCCCAGCTCCTGAGCGGTCTTCAGTATCCGCCCTGATTCGCCTCCGGGGTCGATAACCATCCCGTCGTGGGTCTGGTCCGAACCCACGATATAGCAGTTGGCCATAAACGGGCCCACTTCCATACCTTGCAGAATCATAGTCCTATTCTTCCGTATTTACGTCCCCAGTGTCAAGCTTTGACACTGGGTAGCAAAGCTGATAAGTTTACCTCAACAACTGAGACTGTTTAGCAACTGGGGACCACGGGGGGTTGAAAGAGTTGATAAACAACCTCTCAATAACTTGAACTTGATGCGGGAGGAGACAGGAGTGAAGGAGACAGCGAGCAGTGTTGACATGGATACCATCGTCTCCCTTTGCAAGAGACGCGGCTTTATCTTTCAGTCGAGCGAAATCTACGGAGGAGCCGGGGGCTGTTGGGACTACGGCCCTCTCGGCGTGGAACTGAAGCGCAATGTGAAGGAAGCCTGGTGGAAGGCCGTGGTACAGGAAAGGGACGACGTTGTGGGTATCGATGCCAGCATCCTCATGCATCCCCAGGTCTGGGTAGCCAGCGGCCACGTCCAGAAGTTCGCCGACCCGCTCGTAGAGTGCAAGTCCTGCAACTCCCGTTTCCGCGCCGACCATCTGAAAGAAAACAAATGCCCCGAATGCGGCGGCGATCTGAGCGAACCCCGCATGTTCAACCTCATGTTCAAGACCTTCATGGGACCGGTGGAGGATGAAGCCACCGTCGTCTATCTGCGCCCGGAGACGGCCCAGGGCATCTTCGTCAACTTCCAGAACGCCCTCGGCACCTCCCGAAAGAAGCTCCCCTTCGGCATCGCCCAGATCGGCAAGTCCTTCCGCAACGAGATCACCACCGGCAACTTCATCTTCAGAAGCCGCGAGTTCGAGCAGATGGAGATGGAGTACTTCGTCAAGCCAGGCACCGATGAAAAGTGGTTCAAACACTGGCTCGATGAGCGTTTCAACTGGTACGTCAGGCTGGGCATCCAGAAGGATCACCTCCGCCTCCGCCAGCACGATAAGCAGGAGTTGGCCCATTATGCCAAGGACTGCTACGACGTTGACTACCTCTTCCCTATGGGCTGGTCGGAACTGGAGGGCATCGCCAACCGCGGCAGCTATGATCTGGAGCAGCACGCCAAACACAGCGGCAAGGACCTGAGCTATTTTGATGAAGAAGCCGGAGAGCGCTA from Chloroflexota bacterium carries:
- a CDS encoding glycine--tRNA ligase is translated as MDTIVSLCKRRGFIFQSSEIYGGAGGCWDYGPLGVELKRNVKEAWWKAVVQERDDVVGIDASILMHPQVWVASGHVQKFADPLVECKSCNSRFRADHLKENKCPECGGDLSEPRMFNLMFKTFMGPVEDEATVVYLRPETAQGIFVNFQNALGTSRKKLPFGIAQIGKSFRNEITTGNFIFRSREFEQMEMEYFVKPGTDEKWFKHWLDERFNWYVRLGIQKDHLRLRQHDKQELAHYAKDCYDVDYLFPMGWSELEGIANRGSYDLEQHAKHSGKDLSYFDEEAGERYIPYIIEPSAGVDRSVLAFLLDAYHEEVVEKEKRVVLRLHPALAPIKVAVLPLSRNEKLVPMSAEVHNQLRKSFMTPYDDTQSNGRRYRRQDEIGTPYCVTIDFQSLEDHQVTVRDRDSLKQIRVPAESIKTTLAAKLAGEPFDVLPPGGQQVAGGR
- a CDS encoding MBL fold metallo-hydrolase yields the protein MILQGMEVGPFMANCYIVGSDQTHDGMVIDPGGESGRILKTAQELGLSIKIIVATHMHADHIGALAKVKEATGAPFAVHEAEGSKKAAAGLNRMVGSMMGGSFRAPPDPDRLLKDGDVIEVGELRFKVLHTAGHSPGGICLYGHGVLFCGDTLFNLSIGRTDFPGGNYDLLMQNIHNKLMTLPDETRVFCGHMSETTIGFERKHNPFVLGIN